A window of the Cystobacter fuscus genome harbors these coding sequences:
- the purU gene encoding formyltetrahydrofolate deformylase produces MPSLVRPSAERARLLISCADRPGVVATVTRLLFEHGANVVDSDQHTEPDDLRFFMRLEFDLPGLPERLGALEEAFAPVAERFGMQWRLIPAARVKRMALFVSKQDHCLQELLWLWKKGELTADIPLVVSNHPDAREVVAPFDIPLHHVPVTADTKAQAEAATLELLRAHQVDLVVLARYMQILSGDFIASFGGPIINIHHSFLPAFVGANPYAQAHSRGVKLIGATAHYVTAELDAGPIIEQDVHRVGHRDAVADLVRIGRRVERTVLARAVSWHLEDRVLPHGNKTVVFS; encoded by the coding sequence ATGCCTTCCCTCGTCCGTCCGAGCGCGGAGCGCGCCCGGCTGCTGATTTCCTGCGCGGATCGTCCCGGCGTGGTCGCGACGGTGACGCGGTTGCTGTTCGAGCACGGCGCCAACGTGGTCGACTCGGATCAGCACACCGAGCCGGATGATCTGCGCTTCTTCATGCGGCTGGAGTTCGACCTGCCCGGGCTGCCGGAGCGGCTGGGGGCGCTGGAGGAGGCCTTCGCGCCCGTGGCCGAGCGCTTCGGCATGCAGTGGCGGCTCATCCCCGCCGCGCGCGTCAAGCGCATGGCGCTCTTCGTCTCCAAGCAGGACCACTGTCTGCAGGAGCTGTTGTGGCTGTGGAAGAAGGGGGAGCTCACCGCCGACATCCCGCTGGTGGTGAGCAATCACCCGGACGCGCGCGAGGTGGTGGCCCCCTTCGACATTCCCCTGCACCACGTGCCGGTGACGGCGGACACCAAGGCGCAGGCGGAGGCGGCCACGCTGGAGCTCTTGCGCGCGCACCAGGTGGACCTGGTCGTGCTCGCCCGCTACATGCAGATCCTCAGCGGGGACTTCATCGCGAGCTTCGGGGGTCCCATCATCAACATCCACCACAGCTTCCTGCCGGCCTTCGTGGGCGCCAACCCCTATGCCCAGGCGCACTCGCGGGGCGTGAAGCTCATCGGTGCCACGGCCCACTACGTGACGGCGGAACTCGACGCCGGGCCCATCATCGAGCAGGACGTGCACCGGGTGGGGCATCGGGACGCGGTGGCGGATCTGGTGCGCATCGGTCGCCGGGTGGAACGCACCGTGCTCGCGCGCGCTGTCTCGTGGCACCTGGAGGACCGGGTGTTGCCGCACGGCAACAAGACCGTCGTCTTCTCCTGA
- a CDS encoding response regulator, translating into MSYILVVDDDASHRTLICDALEEMGYRTGQAANGREALDVFEGELPQAVLLDLRMPVMSGWGLLDALKKMPRARGLPIIIISGYGFEWEAELVGAAGYISKPVDLDKVRMTVQRIIGPPEVAMMH; encoded by the coding sequence ATGTCCTACATCTTGGTCGTCGATGACGACGCGAGCCACCGCACGCTCATCTGCGATGCCCTTGAGGAAATGGGCTACCGCACGGGGCAGGCCGCCAATGGGCGGGAAGCCCTGGATGTCTTCGAGGGAGAACTGCCCCAGGCGGTGCTCCTGGACCTGCGCATGCCCGTCATGAGCGGCTGGGGGCTCCTGGATGCCCTCAAGAAGATGCCGCGGGCGCGCGGACTGCCCATCATCATCATCTCCGGCTACGGCTTCGAGTGGGAGGCCGAGCTCGTGGGCGCCGCGGGCTACATCTCCAAGCCGGTGGACCTCGACAAGGTGAGGATGACCGTGCAGCGCATCATCGGACCGCCCGAAGTGGCGATGATGCACTGA
- a CDS encoding amidohydrolase family protein — protein sequence MDPFEQLPACLGAAGWLAPGETRGPPLPALEDEEGPRLPEGLPPVVDAHVHLFPDRVFEAIWRWFEQYGWPIRYKLHTPQVLSFLLSRGVHRVVALHYAHKPGMARFLNTYMAEVVRAEPRVLGLATVLPGEAGAEDILAEAFAAGLKGVKLHCHVQCFAPDAPALHEVYAACARAGKPLVLHAGREPASPHYSCDVHALCSAERVERVLEDHPDLRLCIPHLGADEFDAYARLLERHDNLWLDTTMALAGYFPLTPPRRLLEVRPERILYGTDFPHLPYAWDRELRRLLELGLDDEVEAGILGQNALRLFEGC from the coding sequence ATGGATCCCTTCGAACAGCTTCCCGCCTGCCTGGGCGCCGCGGGATGGCTGGCGCCCGGCGAAACCAGGGGGCCGCCGCTGCCCGCCCTGGAGGATGAGGAAGGGCCCCGGCTGCCCGAGGGGCTACCACCCGTGGTGGATGCCCACGTGCACCTCTTCCCGGATCGGGTGTTCGAGGCCATCTGGCGCTGGTTCGAGCAGTACGGCTGGCCCATCCGCTACAAGCTGCACACCCCCCAGGTGCTCTCCTTCCTGCTGTCACGGGGCGTGCACCGGGTGGTGGCGCTGCACTACGCCCACAAGCCGGGCATGGCGCGCTTCCTCAACACCTACATGGCCGAGGTGGTCCGCGCCGAGCCGCGCGTGCTGGGGCTGGCCACCGTGCTCCCCGGGGAGGCGGGCGCGGAGGACATCCTCGCCGAGGCCTTCGCCGCCGGGCTCAAGGGGGTGAAGTTGCACTGCCACGTGCAGTGCTTCGCCCCGGACGCGCCCGCCCTGCACGAGGTGTACGCGGCGTGCGCCCGGGCCGGAAAGCCCCTGGTGCTCCACGCGGGCCGCGAGCCCGCCAGTCCCCACTACTCGTGCGATGTCCACGCCCTGTGCTCGGCCGAGCGCGTGGAGCGGGTGCTCGAGGACCATCCGGACCTGCGCCTGTGCATCCCCCACCTGGGCGCGGACGAGTTCGACGCCTACGCGCGGCTGCTCGAGCGCCATGACAACCTCTGGCTGGACACCACCATGGCGCTCGCGGGCTACTTCCCCCTCACCCCGCCGCGCCGCCTGCTGGAGGTGCGTCCCGAGCGCATCCTCTACGGGACGGACTTCCCCCATCTGCCCTATGCGTGGGATCGCGAACTCCGGCGGTTGCTGGAGCTCGGACTCGACGACGAGGTAGAAGCGGGCATCCTCGGCCAGAACGCCTTGCGCCTCTTCGAAGGGTGTTGA
- a CDS encoding TatD family hydrolase, which translates to MPELPELFDAHLHPESLSDQDLESMRYFGVERAIVVAHHLPEPTPKALRKHFDDLVLKQLPRLERLGIRAWAVLGVHPRCIPRRGLSEVLSHLPDYFRGGRVVALGETGLHSGGIEEEEAFIEQLALARQLKLKVVVHTPVLDKERHTRRILTLLRDSGVLPSRVLVDHANGRTVRNILGCGHWAGLTLHPEALRAERAVALVRRLGSERLVLNSDAGDGAGDILGLARLANLLTKAKLSERVVKRVAHENAARFYQPR; encoded by the coding sequence GTGCCCGAACTGCCCGAACTCTTCGACGCACACCTCCACCCCGAGTCCCTGAGCGATCAGGACCTCGAGTCCATGCGCTATTTCGGGGTGGAGCGGGCCATCGTGGTGGCCCACCACCTGCCCGAGCCCACGCCCAAGGCGCTGCGCAAGCACTTCGACGACCTGGTGCTCAAGCAACTGCCGCGCCTGGAGCGGCTGGGCATCCGCGCCTGGGCGGTGCTGGGCGTGCACCCGCGCTGCATCCCCCGCCGAGGCCTGTCCGAGGTGCTCTCCCACCTACCCGACTACTTCCGGGGTGGCCGCGTCGTGGCCCTGGGCGAGACGGGTCTGCACTCGGGCGGCATCGAGGAGGAAGAGGCCTTCATCGAGCAGCTCGCGCTCGCGCGCCAGCTCAAGCTCAAGGTGGTGGTGCACACGCCCGTGCTCGACAAGGAACGCCACACCCGGCGCATCCTCACCCTCTTGCGCGACTCCGGCGTGCTGCCCTCGCGCGTGCTCGTGGACCACGCCAACGGCCGCACCGTGCGCAACATCCTCGGTTGTGGGCATTGGGCGGGATTGACCCTCCATCCGGAGGCGCTCCGGGCCGAACGCGCCGTGGCGCTGGTGCGCCGGTTGGGCAGCGAGCGGCTGGTGCTCAACTCCGATGCCGGCGATGGCGCCGGGGACATCCTCGGACTGGCACGCCTGGCCAACCTGCTGACCAAGGCGAAGCTGTCGGAGAGGGTGGTGAAGCGCGTGGCCCATGAAAACGCCGCGCGCTTCTACCAGCCCCGCTGA
- the ggt gene encoding gamma-glutamyltransferase: MWTLRKSWSLALGVLLAAGPAGAARQYRGGAVATAHPMASEAALKMLDKGGNAVDAAVAAVFTLAVVGPYHSGLGGGGFALVHDAKTGETRALDFREVAPQAATRDMYVKDGKVVPGLSTDGVLSVAVPGAVAGYLELLEKHGKLSRAVVLQPAIEAARAGFWVSPKYQAMARARRDCLGRDPEATRIFLVKNAEGELEAPPIGHTLRQPDLARTLTTLAKSGPAPFYTGALAQAMVDTVKAGGGLLTREDLKAYKTRTHAPMEGSYRGHRLLTMPPPSAGGVAVVQTLGVLEKLRPQGLAFRDPEELHLYAETLRRAYVDRTKFLGDPAMVQIPLERLTSSGYLADLAGSIDPKKATPSASLLPPGEDAGGSTLKKQDAGWYDPSTSSEKKNTTHVSVIDKDGNAVALTTTVNYGFGSCVVAKGTGILLNDQMDDFSARPGVPNAYGLVGYEANAIAPGKVPLSSMSPTLVFSKEDPKKVMLAVGSPGGSTIPTTVIQVISNVVDQGMDVTRAVGQGRLHHQYLPDELWVDQWGLETATLQALEAKGHKLRRLPAWGDAEAVYSDPRTNLRSAASDPRNEGTALGQD, from the coding sequence ATGTGGACTCTCCGGAAGAGCTGGTCGCTGGCACTGGGCGTATTGCTCGCGGCGGGTCCGGCGGGGGCGGCGCGACAGTACCGGGGCGGCGCGGTGGCGACGGCCCACCCGATGGCGAGCGAGGCCGCGCTGAAGATGCTGGACAAGGGCGGCAACGCGGTGGACGCGGCGGTGGCGGCGGTCTTCACCCTGGCGGTGGTGGGGCCCTACCACTCGGGGCTGGGCGGGGGTGGGTTCGCGCTGGTGCATGACGCGAAGACGGGCGAGACGCGGGCGTTGGACTTCCGCGAGGTGGCTCCCCAGGCCGCCACCCGGGACATGTACGTCAAGGACGGCAAGGTGGTGCCGGGACTGTCCACGGACGGCGTGCTGAGCGTGGCCGTGCCCGGGGCGGTGGCGGGCTATCTCGAGCTGCTCGAGAAGCACGGCAAGCTGTCGCGCGCGGTGGTGTTGCAGCCGGCCATCGAGGCGGCGCGCGCGGGCTTCTGGGTGTCGCCCAAGTACCAGGCCATGGCGAGGGCGCGGCGCGACTGCCTGGGTCGGGATCCGGAGGCCACGCGCATCTTCCTCGTGAAGAACGCCGAGGGCGAGCTGGAGGCGCCGCCCATCGGGCACACGCTGCGCCAGCCGGACCTGGCCCGCACGCTCACCACGCTCGCCAAGAGCGGCCCGGCGCCCTTCTACACGGGCGCGCTCGCCCAGGCGATGGTGGACACGGTGAAGGCCGGAGGCGGCCTGCTCACCCGCGAGGACCTGAAGGCCTACAAGACGCGCACCCACGCGCCCATGGAGGGCAGCTACCGCGGCCACCGGCTGCTCACCATGCCGCCGCCGAGCGCGGGGGGAGTCGCGGTGGTGCAGACGCTCGGCGTGCTGGAGAAGCTGCGGCCCCAGGGACTCGCCTTCCGCGACCCGGAGGAGCTCCACCTGTACGCCGAGACGCTGCGTCGCGCGTACGTGGACCGCACGAAGTTCCTGGGAGACCCCGCCATGGTGCAGATCCCCCTGGAGCGCCTCACCTCGTCCGGCTACCTCGCGGACCTGGCCGGCAGCATCGATCCGAAGAAGGCCACCCCCAGCGCCTCGCTCCTGCCTCCCGGAGAGGACGCGGGCGGCTCCACGCTCAAGAAGCAGGATGCCGGCTGGTATGATCCCTCCACGTCCTCGGAGAAGAAGAACACCACGCACGTGTCCGTCATCGACAAGGACGGCAACGCCGTGGCGCTCACCACCACGGTGAACTACGGCTTCGGCTCGTGCGTGGTGGCCAAGGGCACGGGCATCCTGCTCAACGACCAGATGGACGACTTCTCCGCGCGGCCCGGGGTGCCCAATGCCTACGGGCTCGTGGGCTACGAGGCCAACGCCATCGCTCCGGGCAAGGTGCCCCTGTCCTCCATGTCCCCCACGCTCGTCTTCTCCAAGGAGGACCCGAAGAAGGTGATGCTCGCGGTGGGCAGCCCCGGGGGCTCCACCATCCCCACCACCGTCATCCAGGTCATCTCCAACGTCGTGGACCAGGGCATGGACGTGACGCGCGCGGTGGGACAGGGCCGTCTTCACCACCAGTACCTCCCGGATGAACTGTGGGTGGACCAGTGGGGGCTGGAGACGGCCACGCTCCAGGCGCTGGAGGCCAAGGGCCACAAGCTGCGCCGGCTGCCGGCCTGGGGCGACGCGGAGGCCGTCTACAGCGATCCCCGGACGAACCTGCGCAGCGCGGCGAGCGACCCGCGCAACGAAGGCACCGCCCTGGGCCAGGACTGA
- the glmU gene encoding bifunctional UDP-N-acetylglucosamine diphosphorylase/glucosamine-1-phosphate N-acetyltransferase GlmU encodes MTTPLAAVVLCAGKGTRMRSEKAKVLHPILGKPLCFYPLMRALELGASPVVPVVGHQASEVERSVRDLFAAAPLRFALQKEQRGTADAVRSAEEALKDFKGRVLILYGDVPLVRRETLAALITAHEKGGGVLSLVSTRLEDPTGYGRVIREGGLVKRIVEHKDCSPEERLVRECNAGIYLVDSSFLWAALANIKSTNAQGEFYLTDLVEMAASQGPVPAIEADFNETAGVNDRVELAARARDLQQRINTWHMRNGVTLADPATTYIEEGVTIGPDTEVAPGVSLTGATVVGSRVTIGQGCVLHASSVADGTTLKPYTVLEEARVGERCILGPFSRLRPGTELAEEVHLGNFVETKKARLGRGTKANHLAYLGDAKIGSGVNVGAGTITCNYDGVNKHLTELGDGVFIGSDSQLVAPVKVGDGAYVGAGTTVTKDVPSGSLAVSRAPQVIKEGWVERHKARLKKSAESSPAKPDKVSTG; translated from the coding sequence ATGACAACTCCTTTGGCGGCGGTGGTGCTGTGCGCGGGCAAGGGCACGCGGATGCGCTCGGAGAAGGCCAAGGTCCTTCACCCCATTCTCGGCAAGCCCCTGTGTTTCTATCCCCTGATGCGTGCGCTGGAGCTGGGCGCCTCGCCCGTGGTGCCGGTGGTGGGACACCAGGCGAGCGAGGTGGAGCGCTCCGTACGCGACCTCTTCGCCGCCGCGCCCCTGCGCTTCGCGCTCCAGAAGGAGCAGCGGGGCACGGCCGACGCGGTGCGCTCGGCCGAGGAGGCACTCAAGGACTTCAAGGGCCGCGTGCTCATCCTCTACGGGGACGTGCCGCTCGTGCGCCGCGAGACACTCGCCGCGCTCATCACCGCGCATGAGAAGGGCGGGGGCGTGCTCTCGCTCGTGTCCACCCGGCTGGAGGATCCCACCGGCTACGGGCGCGTCATCCGCGAGGGCGGCCTCGTCAAGCGCATCGTCGAGCACAAGGACTGCTCCCCCGAGGAGCGCCTGGTGCGCGAGTGCAACGCCGGCATCTACCTCGTCGACTCGTCCTTCCTCTGGGCGGCGCTGGCCAACATCAAGAGCACCAACGCCCAGGGCGAGTTCTACCTCACGGACCTGGTGGAGATGGCCGCCTCGCAGGGGCCGGTGCCCGCCATCGAGGCGGACTTCAACGAGACGGCCGGGGTGAACGACCGCGTGGAGCTGGCCGCGCGCGCCAGGGACCTGCAGCAGCGCATCAACACCTGGCACATGCGCAACGGCGTCACCCTGGCCGACCCCGCCACCACCTACATCGAGGAGGGCGTGACGATCGGCCCGGACACCGAGGTGGCCCCGGGAGTCAGCCTGACGGGCGCCACCGTGGTGGGCAGCCGCGTCACTATCGGCCAGGGCTGCGTGCTGCACGCCTCCTCGGTCGCCGACGGAACGACCCTGAAGCCCTACACGGTGCTGGAGGAGGCCCGCGTCGGCGAGCGGTGTATCCTGGGGCCCTTCTCGCGGCTGCGGCCCGGGACGGAGCTCGCCGAGGAAGTACATCTGGGTAATTTCGTGGAGACGAAGAAGGCCCGCCTCGGCCGGGGCACCAAGGCCAACCATCTGGCCTACCTGGGCGACGCGAAGATCGGCTCCGGGGTGAACGTCGGCGCCGGCACCATCACCTGCAACTATGACGGAGTGAACAAACACCTCACCGAACTCGGGGACGGAGTGTTCATTGGCTCCGACTCCCAGCTCGTCGCCCCGGTCAAGGTCGGCGACGGTGCCTATGTCGGTGCGGGCACCACGGTGACGAAAGATGTGCCCTCCGGGAGTCTCGCCGTGTCCCGTGCGCCGCAGGTGATCAAGGAAGGGTGGGTCGAGCGCCACAAGGCTCGGCTCAAGAAGTCCGCGGAATCAAGCCCGGCCAAGCCGGACAAGGTGTCGACGGGGTAG
- the glmS gene encoding glutamine--fructose-6-phosphate transaminase (isomerizing) yields MCGIVGYVGDKQSAPILVSGLKKLEYRGYDSAGVAVINRNVLNVVRATGKLKNLESRVQTDLPQGTVGIGHTRWATHGRPSDENAHPHTYGGVAVVHNGIIENHLALKEELRAKGHVFSSETDSEVFAHLISDELKSGLELPAAVRAAVSHVKGTYALAVVTESDPDRIVCTKESSPMVLGLGQGQNFVASDVPALLEHTRDFIYMEEGDLAILTAGGVEIFNRSNQKVNRVTRRIDWTPMMAEKGGHKHFMHKEIHEQPRAVADTLRGRMMLSEGDVHFEGWTMSPEKVKALTKITILACGTSWHSGIAGKAMIESLARIPVEVELASEFRYRDPIVESTHLAIAISQSGETADTLAAFKEAKARGASSLALCNVIGSAMTREAEVTVLTNAGPEIGVASTKAFTTQLVGLYLLAVKLGRMRGTLSVKAAQEHLTSLTEIPKMIEDVLKCEPAVKRVARDFMNAQDFLFLGRGPMHPVALEGALKLKEISYIHAEGYAGGEMKHGPIALIDEKMPVVVIAPKQPHVAYEKIIGNIEEVRARGGKVIAVIDEDDTHAATLADHVIRIPAATALLAPVVATIPLQLLAYHVAEMRGNDVDQPRNLAKSVTVE; encoded by the coding sequence ATGTGCGGAATCGTCGGGTACGTTGGTGACAAGCAGTCGGCTCCCATCCTGGTCTCCGGGCTGAAGAAGCTCGAGTACCGCGGCTATGACTCGGCGGGCGTGGCGGTGATCAACCGCAACGTCCTCAACGTGGTGCGTGCCACGGGCAAGCTGAAGAACCTGGAGAGCCGTGTCCAGACGGACCTGCCGCAAGGCACGGTGGGCATCGGCCATACGAGATGGGCCACGCACGGCCGGCCGTCGGACGAGAACGCGCACCCGCACACCTACGGCGGCGTGGCGGTGGTGCACAACGGCATCATCGAGAACCACCTGGCGCTCAAGGAGGAGCTGCGCGCCAAGGGCCACGTGTTCTCCTCGGAGACGGACTCCGAGGTGTTCGCCCACCTCATCTCGGACGAGCTCAAGAGCGGCCTGGAGCTGCCCGCGGCGGTGCGCGCGGCCGTCTCCCACGTCAAGGGCACCTACGCCCTGGCGGTGGTGACGGAGAGCGATCCCGACCGCATCGTGTGCACCAAGGAGTCCTCGCCCATGGTGCTGGGCCTGGGCCAGGGCCAGAACTTCGTGGCGAGCGACGTGCCCGCGCTGCTCGAGCACACGCGTGACTTCATCTACATGGAGGAGGGCGACCTGGCCATCCTCACCGCGGGCGGCGTGGAGATCTTCAACCGCTCCAACCAGAAGGTGAACCGCGTCACGCGCCGCATCGACTGGACGCCGATGATGGCGGAGAAGGGCGGCCACAAGCACTTCATGCACAAGGAGATCCACGAGCAGCCTCGCGCCGTGGCGGACACCTTGCGCGGCCGCATGATGCTGTCCGAGGGCGACGTGCACTTCGAGGGCTGGACGATGAGCCCGGAGAAGGTCAAGGCGCTCACGAAGATCACCATCCTCGCGTGCGGCACCTCGTGGCACTCGGGCATCGCGGGCAAGGCGATGATCGAGTCCCTGGCGCGCATCCCCGTGGAGGTGGAGCTGGCGAGCGAGTTCCGCTACCGCGACCCCATCGTCGAGTCCACGCACCTGGCCATCGCCATCAGCCAGTCGGGTGAGACGGCGGACACGCTGGCGGCCTTCAAGGAGGCCAAGGCGCGCGGCGCTTCCTCGCTCGCGCTGTGCAACGTCATCGGCAGCGCCATGACGCGCGAGGCCGAGGTCACCGTGCTCACCAACGCGGGCCCGGAGATCGGCGTGGCCTCCACCAAGGCCTTCACCACGCAGCTCGTGGGCCTGTACCTGCTCGCGGTGAAGCTCGGCCGCATGCGCGGCACGCTCTCCGTCAAGGCGGCCCAGGAGCACCTCACCTCGCTCACCGAGATTCCGAAGATGATCGAGGACGTGCTCAAGTGCGAGCCCGCCGTCAAGCGCGTGGCGCGTGACTTCATGAACGCCCAGGACTTCCTCTTCCTCGGCCGCGGCCCCATGCACCCGGTGGCGCTCGAGGGCGCGCTCAAGCTCAAGGAGATTTCCTACATCCACGCCGAGGGCTACGCCGGCGGCGAGATGAAGCACGGCCCCATCGCCCTCATCGACGAGAAGATGCCCGTGGTGGTGATCGCTCCCAAGCAGCCGCACGTGGCCTACGAGAAGATCATCGGCAACATCGAGGAGGTGCGCGCGCGCGGCGGCAAGGTCATCGCCGTCATCGACGAGGACGACACGCACGCGGCCACGCTCGCCGACCACGTCATCCGCATCCCCGCCGCCACCGCGCTGCTCGCGCCCGTGGTGGCCACCATTCCCCTGCAACTGCTCGCCTACCACGTGGCGGAGATGCGCGGGAACGACGTGGACCAGCCGCGCAACCTCGCCAAGAGCGTGACGGTGGAGTAG
- a CDS encoding DNA/RNA non-specific endonuclease, with protein MRTMNGLSVAVVSGLLLGGCGVTDLGGEGVASQLEQDFGGPSGLMDFFESHTEEEIRGAMALYGVGYVAHGNVTAALISDCPKFFPSGDRSIWHNFDGEYYFIDSAGRPNRAYKYLPPIVAAPRIDSCQTSVGQWGDAENPSNDYDGGHLIGSQLGGWGGRANIVPQDANFNRGNWVQLENKMAKCGSLPSGRLRYYIGANYPNSTTLIPNTMTMEITNQSTGSAVSMSFSNVDSGGSNGTNERTRGVNWLSSQGCN; from the coding sequence ATGCGCACCATGAACGGGCTCTCGGTCGCGGTGGTGTCTGGCCTGTTGCTCGGCGGTTGCGGAGTCACGGACCTGGGCGGTGAAGGCGTCGCCAGCCAGCTCGAGCAAGACTTCGGTGGCCCGAGCGGCCTCATGGACTTCTTCGAGAGTCACACGGAGGAGGAGATCCGGGGGGCGATGGCGCTCTACGGCGTCGGCTACGTTGCCCACGGGAACGTCACCGCGGCGTTGATCAGCGACTGCCCGAAGTTCTTCCCGTCGGGAGACCGGAGCATCTGGCACAACTTCGACGGCGAGTACTACTTCATCGACAGCGCGGGCCGGCCGAACCGGGCGTACAAGTACCTGCCGCCGATCGTCGCCGCGCCGCGCATCGACTCCTGTCAGACGAGCGTGGGGCAGTGGGGCGACGCGGAAAACCCCAGCAACGACTACGACGGGGGACACCTCATCGGTTCACAGCTCGGGGGCTGGGGCGGGCGGGCGAACATCGTGCCCCAGGATGCCAACTTCAACCGGGGCAACTGGGTGCAGCTCGAGAACAAGATGGCCAAGTGTGGGAGCCTGCCGAGCGGCCGGTTGCGCTACTACATCGGTGCGAACTACCCGAACTCCACCACGCTCATCCCCAACACCATGACGATGGAGATCACCAACCAGTCCACGGGGAGCGCTGTGTCCATGTCTTTCTCGAACGTGGACTCCGGTGGCTCGAACGGCACGAACGAGCGGACCCGTGGCGTGAATTGGTTGTCGAGCCAAGGCTGCAACTGA
- a CDS encoding ribonucleotide-diphosphate reductase subunit beta — MPSNATPKTGGRLLDPGLNLTLRPMQYPAFFEMYRNAIKNTWTVEEVDFSTDVGDLRSKMSAADRHLIQRLVAFFATGDSIVSNNLVLNLYKHVNAPEARMYLSRQLYEEALHVQFYLTLLDTYVPDPAERAKAFAAIDNIPSIQEKAAFCFKWMDSVHQLDRLETREQRRAFLLNLICFAACIEGLFFFAAFAYVYFLRSRGLLHGLAGGTNWVFRDESAHMAFAFEVVKCVRREEPGLFDAQMERDVVTMMEEAVACELRFAEDLLGGGVAGLSVNEMRQYLEYVADQRLTLLELPKRYGAKNPFGFMDLQDVQELANFFERRVSAYQVGVVGEVTFDAAF, encoded by the coding sequence ATGCCCTCCAACGCGACTCCCAAGACGGGCGGGCGCCTGCTCGATCCGGGGCTCAACCTCACCCTGCGCCCCATGCAGTACCCGGCGTTCTTCGAGATGTACCGCAACGCCATCAAGAACACCTGGACGGTGGAGGAGGTGGACTTCTCCACGGACGTGGGAGATCTCCGCTCGAAGATGTCGGCCGCGGACCGCCACCTCATCCAGCGCCTCGTGGCCTTCTTCGCCACGGGCGACTCCATCGTGTCCAACAACCTCGTGCTCAACCTGTACAAGCACGTGAACGCGCCCGAGGCGCGCATGTACCTGTCCCGCCAGCTCTACGAGGAGGCACTGCACGTGCAGTTCTACCTCACGCTGCTCGACACGTACGTGCCGGACCCCGCCGAGCGCGCCAAGGCGTTCGCCGCCATCGACAACATCCCGAGCATCCAGGAGAAGGCCGCCTTCTGCTTCAAGTGGATGGACTCGGTGCACCAGCTCGACAGGCTGGAGACGCGCGAGCAGCGCCGCGCCTTCCTGCTCAACCTCATCTGCTTCGCGGCCTGCATCGAGGGGCTCTTCTTCTTCGCGGCCTTCGCCTACGTGTACTTCCTGCGCTCGCGCGGGCTGCTCCACGGCCTCGCCGGGGGCACCAACTGGGTGTTCCGCGACGAGAGCGCCCACATGGCGTTCGCCTTCGAGGTGGTCAAGTGCGTGCGCCGCGAGGAGCCCGGCCTCTTCGACGCGCAGATGGAGCGCGACGTGGTGACCATGATGGAGGAGGCGGTGGCGTGTGAGCTGCGCTTCGCCGAGGACCTGCTGGGCGGCGGCGTGGCGGGGCTGTCCGTGAACGAGATGCGCCAGTACCTCGAGTACGTGGCGGATCAGCGCCTCACCCTGCTGGAGCTGCCCAAGCGCTACGGGGCCAAGAATCCGTTCGGCTTCATGGACCTGCAGGACGTGCAGGAGCTGGCCAACTTCTTCGAGCGCCGCGTGTCCGCCTACCAGGTGGGCGTCGTCGGGGAAGTGACCTTCGACGCCGCGTTCTAG